In one window of Blattabacterium sp. (Cryptocercus punctulatus) str. Cpu DNA:
- the mgtE gene encoding magnesium transporter — translation MFNNHQDCFKNNFNQKFFNNQTISYLVTLIQDDPDNSIEIFYLLKINKATSVFKFLDFSIKKKIIEGFPSIKIMEFMNQLSVDDRVSFLENLPKDSLKDLIKYLNPEEKRRTLISLGYPENSVGRLMIPDYLAVQDTWKVKEVLEYIRKEGKNSDIIEIIYIVNKNGKLVDDIKIREFLLVDIDTKVEELMDRKYTAALNVTDTEEEANKIFSMNNRISLPVIDDKKNFLGIVTIDDILWVLNKNYKEDIQKIGGMEALNQSYLNIPLSKLIKKRAGWLILLFIGEMLTTTVMQNFSSVIEKAVVLALFIPLVVSSGGNSGSQASSLIIQAMALGEVKIKDWWIVMRREIICGFFLGSILGLTGFIRVLAWHNINFFNYGPHFILVGLTVFLSLIFVVLWGTFSGSMLPFLIKKFRGDPASSSAPFVATLVDVIGLIIYFSMSYIILHGTLL, via the coding sequence ATGTTTAATAACCATCAAGATTGTTTTAAAAATAATTTTAATCAAAAATTTTTTAATAATCAAACTATTAGTTATTTGGTAACATTAATTCAAGATGATCCGGATAATTCTATAGAAATATTTTATTTATTAAAAATAAATAAAGCTACTTCCGTCTTTAAATTTTTAGATTTTTCTATAAAAAAAAAAATTATTGAAGGGTTTCCATCTATTAAAATAATGGAATTCATGAATCAATTATCTGTGGATGATCGTGTATCATTTTTGGAAAATCTACCAAAAGATTCTTTAAAAGATTTGATAAAATATTTAAATCCGGAAGAAAAACGTAGGACTTTAATTTCTTTAGGATATCCTGAAAATAGTGTCGGACGTCTTATGATTCCAGATTATCTTGCTGTACAAGATACTTGGAAGGTAAAAGAAGTATTAGAATATATACGAAAAGAAGGTAAAAATAGTGATATAATAGAAATTATCTATATAGTAAATAAAAATGGAAAATTAGTAGATGATATCAAAATAAGAGAATTTTTATTAGTAGATATAGATACTAAAGTAGAAGAATTAATGGATAGAAAATATACTGCTGCTTTAAATGTTACCGATACAGAAGAAGAAGCAAATAAAATATTTTCTATGAATAATAGAATTTCACTTCCAGTAATAGATGATAAAAAAAATTTTCTTGGAATAGTAACTATAGATGATATATTATGGGTTTTAAATAAAAATTATAAAGAAGATATTCAAAAAATAGGTGGAATGGAAGCTTTGAATCAATCTTATTTAAATATTCCTTTATCTAAATTAATTAAAAAAAGAGCTGGATGGTTAATTTTATTATTTATAGGTGAAATGTTAACGACAACTGTTATGCAGAATTTTTCAAGTGTTATAGAAAAAGCAGTAGTTTTGGCTTTATTTATTCCCTTAGTTGTTTCTAGTGGTGGGAATAGTGGATCTCAAGCATCTAGCTTGATTATTCAAGCAATGGCTTTAGGAGAAGTTAAAATAAAAGATTGGTGGATAGTAATGCGAAGAGAAATAATATGTGGTTTTTTTTTAGGAAGTATCTTAGGATTAACTGGATTTATCCGTGTTTTGGCATGGCATAATATAAATTTTTTCAATTATGGACCTCATTTTATATTAGTTGGATTAACAGTTTTTTTATCTTTAATTTTCGTTGTTTTATGGGGAACATTTAGTGGATCTATGTTACCTTTTTTAATTAAAAAATTTAGAGGTGACCCAGCTAGTTCTTCTGCTCCTTTTGTGGCTACATTAGTAGATGTTATTGGATTAATAATATATTTTTCTATGTCTTATATTATTCTTCATGGTACTTTATTATAA
- a CDS encoding RluA family pseudouridine synthase gives MHIKKFSFLLKKNQKSIRIDKFLMKSIPNISRNQIQKAANLGKILVNKRFVKKNYQIKPFDFLEIEISYLPILDLEYKNIIAEKIPLDIIHEDEDIIVVNKKPGMVVHPGIGNENGTLIHGIKYHLKNNNKLLYRLGLVHRIDKDTSGLLVLAKNEYAQKFLFQQFISKTIKRKYIALVWGDLKNEEGTITGFIGRDPKNRKRMTLFKKDFYRGKYSITHYKVLERFKYITYISCNLETGKTHQIRAHFKYLGHPLFNDIIYGGNTILKSFSKKNFKFLKICLNILKSQALHAISLSLIHPNNEKYHFTSPIPEDWKKVIQKFREKFSFL, from the coding sequence ATGCACATCAAAAAATTTAGTTTTTTATTAAAAAAAAATCAAAAATCTATTCGAATTGATAAATTTTTAATGAAATCAATCCCAAATATTAGTAGAAATCAAATCCAAAAGGCTGCAAATTTAGGAAAAATTTTGGTAAATAAACGTTTTGTAAAAAAAAATTACCAAATAAAACCTTTTGATTTTCTAGAAATAGAAATATCTTATCTACCCATTTTAGATTTAGAATATAAAAATATTATTGCAGAAAAAATACCTCTTGATATTATTCATGAAGATGAGGATATTATTGTAGTTAATAAAAAGCCAGGTATGGTAGTACATCCAGGAATTGGAAATGAAAATGGGACTTTAATTCATGGAATTAAATATCATCTAAAAAATAATAATAAATTATTATATAGGTTAGGTTTAGTTCACAGAATTGATAAAGATACTTCAGGGTTACTTGTTTTAGCTAAAAATGAATATGCACAAAAATTTTTATTTCAACAATTTATTTCTAAAACTATTAAAAGAAAATATATAGCTTTAGTATGGGGAGATTTAAAAAATGAAGAAGGGACTATAACTGGATTTATAGGAAGAGATCCAAAAAATAGAAAAAGAATGACTCTTTTTAAAAAAGATTTTTATAGAGGAAAATATTCAATCACTCATTACAAAGTTTTAGAAAGATTTAAATATATAACATATATTTCCTGTAATTTAGAAACAGGGAAAACACATCAAATAAGAGCTCATTTTAAATATTTAGGGCATCCATTATTTAATGATATTATTTATGGTGGAAATACAATTTTAAAAAGTTTTTCAAAAAAAAATTTTAAATTTTTAAAAATATGTTTAAATATTTTAAAAAGTCAAGCATTACATGCAATTTCACTTTCCTTAATTCATCCAAACAATGAAAAATATCATTTTACTAGTCCAATTCCTGAAGATTGGAAAAAAGTTATTCAAAAATTTAGAGAAAAATTTTCATTTTTATAA
- a CDS encoding PASTA domain-containing protein: protein MIYLKYGLILILNLLISIFILYKIINFSLKWVDFYTKHGTYVRVPDLHYLSLNKSLSILNKLGLKYDVDTSFYDPYFNPFQVISFFPEAGDYVKKGRSIYIKANPKNFQSTILPNIINMHKHIAIKLIHANHLLVKNIKYMNNLSKDIVLKVFYKGKSIPSGYILPNKDKITLIVGKGYEKNCFIVPNVIGMSLSSATDTLKKQSFNIIHFYDEQSLDDDSINNAKVYHQEPDPGKIKDKNSPIYIWLKSNNSKELFDSLIPTYEFNPSKNINKKEDKIQEKFIQKIDIYKEKKIGI, encoded by the coding sequence ATGATATATTTGAAATACGGTTTAATTTTAATTTTAAATTTATTAATATCCATATTTATTTTATATAAAATAATTAATTTTTCATTAAAATGGGTAGATTTTTATACAAAACATGGTACTTATGTAAGAGTTCCGGATCTTCATTATTTATCTTTAAATAAATCCTTATCTATTTTAAATAAATTAGGATTAAAATACGATGTAGATACATCATTTTATGATCCCTATTTTAATCCTTTTCAAGTTATTTCCTTCTTTCCAGAAGCTGGAGATTATGTTAAAAAAGGAAGATCTATATATATCAAAGCTAATCCCAAAAATTTTCAATCTACTATATTACCAAATATAATAAATATGCATAAACATATAGCAATTAAATTGATTCATGCTAATCATCTACTAGTAAAAAATATAAAATATATGAATAATCTATCTAAGGATATTGTTCTAAAAGTTTTTTATAAAGGAAAATCCATTCCATCTGGATATATTTTACCAAATAAAGATAAAATTACTTTAATAGTTGGAAAAGGATATGAAAAAAATTGTTTTATAGTTCCAAATGTTATTGGAATGTCTTTATCTTCTGCTACTGATACTTTGAAAAAACAATCATTTAACATTATTCATTTTTATGATGAACAGTCATTGGATGATGATTCTATAAATAATGCAAAAGTTTACCATCAAGAACCTGATCCTGGAAAAATAAAGGATAAAAATTCTCCGATATATATTTGGTTAAAATCGAATAATTCAAAAGAATTATTCGATAGTTTAATTCCAACATATGAATTTAATCCTTCGAAAAATATAAATAAAAAAGAGGATAAAATTCAAGAAAAATTTATACAAAAAATAGATATATATAAAGAAAAAAAAATAGGAATATAA
- a CDS encoding D-alanine--D-alanine ligase has translation MKKIAIIMGGYTEESIISLKSGKIVYENLNREEFDPYQIYIFKDKWVLIGEKKEYSINKQDFTILLKSNQILKFDCVFNAIHGTPGEDGILPAYFHLLKIPYTGCNFHQANVTFNKKYCLTLLKEFGINTAISFFLNQNQPFCEKKIIKKIGLPCFVKPNRSGSSLGISKVYKKEELFPAIKKAFKKDDEIIIESFLKGIEISVGVISFNHEITVLPITEIISKNDFFDFESKYDEGSQEITPARLLPNMENKIQKLVKKICKILNLSGISRSEFILVNGEPFFLEINTVPGLSKKSIFPKQLNVAGISISNLLKKLIDFSIKN, from the coding sequence ATGAAAAAGATTGCTATTATTATGGGAGGGTATACCGAAGAATCTATCATTTCATTAAAAAGTGGAAAAATAGTTTACGAAAATTTAAATAGAGAAGAATTTGATCCTTATCAAATTTATATATTCAAAGATAAATGGGTTTTAATAGGAGAAAAAAAGGAATATTCTATTAATAAACAAGATTTTACAATTCTTCTTAAAAGTAATCAAATTTTAAAATTTGATTGTGTATTTAATGCTATTCATGGAACTCCAGGAGAAGATGGAATTTTACCAGCTTATTTTCATTTATTGAAAATACCTTATACAGGATGTAATTTTCATCAGGCAAATGTTACTTTTAATAAAAAGTATTGTTTAACCTTATTAAAGGAATTTGGAATAAATACAGCAATTTCCTTTTTTTTGAATCAAAATCAACCTTTTTGTGAAAAAAAAATAATAAAAAAAATTGGATTACCATGTTTTGTAAAGCCTAATAGATCCGGATCTAGTTTAGGTATATCAAAAGTATATAAAAAAGAAGAACTATTTCCTGCTATAAAAAAGGCTTTTAAAAAAGATGACGAAATAATTATTGAATCTTTTTTAAAAGGAATTGAAATTTCAGTAGGAGTTATTTCGTTTAATCATGAAATTACAGTATTACCAATTACAGAAATAATTAGTAAAAATGATTTTTTCGATTTTGAATCAAAATATGACGAAGGATCTCAAGAAATTACACCAGCTCGATTACTTCCAAATATGGAAAATAAAATTCAAAAATTAGTAAAAAAAATATGTAAAATTTTAAATTTATCTGGAATATCTAGATCGGAATTTATTCTTGTAAATGGAGAACCCTTTTTTCTAGAAATTAATACGGTGCCTGGGCTTTCTAAAAAAAGCATTTTTCCAAAACAATTAAATGTAGCTGGTATTTCTATCTCTAATTTATTGAAAAAATTAATAGATTTTTCTATTAAAAATTAA
- the feoB gene encoding ferrous iron transport protein B produces the protein MKKIIKLALIGNPNVGKTSLFNKLTGLNQKVGNYLGVTIDKKIGYFFYKKIYYQIMDLPGTYSIYPSSDDEEIVCRLLNDTKNVNDYPDKIIVVADSSNIKKSIFLLRQIQDLGFPVLFILNMIDEAKNKGIFINIKKLKKFLITEIISINAKKRNKELEKVKNKINKINYTKKYNYFFFNPKLDYITAIKNVKSYYPINSYKAWYYLANNRIFFKKKDKILNKIKKKHNIISKRLQIKEILYRYKEISYIFSKTVSEFLSDKEKNYLNFQKKIDKYLLGHPLWGYLIFFFFIIHYISKCFFFYQKILKKFIEFFFYFFQKKLVTFYPGPLNHFFIQGILPGIITIITFIPQIFILLFFIILMEESGYMSRVIFLMDRIMRPFGLNGKSVVPLISSFSCSIPAIMASRHIENSRDRLITILVTPFMTCSARLPIYTLIISLIIPDKKWYLIQLRGLVLMAMYLLGFFSALIISMIIHYFILKKDYKNYLIMEMPTYKYPIFINIWIPLWINIKSFIFNTGKMILLVNVLIWGLGSFGPSKELSNKNSIFLEKIIKKKELPNSYLGLIGKKIEPFIQPLGYNWEIGIGLISSLIAREVFVSTMGSVYNIEKENFLLKEKMKKEQFYNTKKPVYNIATGFSLLLFYAFSMQCMSTLYTVKKETKSWKWPIIQLFFMTILAYFSSFFIYQILKK, from the coding sequence ATGAAAAAAATAATTAAATTGGCTCTTATTGGAAATCCAAATGTTGGAAAAACTTCTTTATTTAATAAATTAACTGGACTTAATCAAAAAGTAGGAAATTACTTAGGTGTAACAATTGATAAAAAAATAGGATATTTTTTTTACAAAAAAATATATTATCAAATCATGGATCTTCCTGGAACTTATAGCATATATCCATCATCTGATGATGAAGAAATAGTTTGTAGATTATTAAATGATACAAAAAACGTGAATGATTATCCAGATAAAATTATTGTTGTAGCGGATTCCTCTAATATAAAAAAAAGTATTTTTTTACTTAGACAAATACAAGATTTAGGTTTTCCGGTTTTATTCATATTAAATATGATTGATGAAGCAAAAAATAAGGGAATTTTTATTAATATAAAAAAATTAAAAAAATTTCTTATAACAGAAATTATATCAATAAATGCAAAGAAAAGGAATAAGGAATTAGAAAAAGTTAAAAATAAAATAAATAAAATAAATTATACAAAAAAATATAATTACTTTTTTTTTAATCCAAAATTGGATTATATCACTGCTATTAAAAATGTAAAAAGTTATTATCCAATTAATTCTTATAAAGCTTGGTATTATTTAGCTAATAATAGAATTTTTTTTAAAAAAAAAGATAAAATTTTAAATAAAATTAAAAAAAAACATAATATTATTTCTAAAAGATTACAAATTAAAGAAATACTATATAGATATAAGGAAATAAGTTACATTTTTTCTAAAACAGTTTCTGAATTCCTTTCGGATAAAGAAAAAAATTATTTAAATTTTCAAAAAAAAATAGATAAATATTTATTGGGCCATCCTTTATGGGGTTATTTAATTTTCTTTTTTTTTATTATTCATTATATTTCAAAGTGTTTTTTTTTTTATCAGAAAATCCTAAAAAAATTTATAGAATTTTTTTTTTATTTTTTTCAAAAAAAATTAGTAACATTTTATCCAGGTCCTTTAAATCATTTTTTTATCCAAGGTATTTTACCTGGAATTATTACTATTATTACTTTTATCCCACAAATTTTTATTTTATTATTTTTTATTATTCTTATGGAAGAAAGTGGTTATATGAGTAGAGTAATATTTTTAATGGATAGAATTATGCGCCCATTTGGATTAAATGGAAAAAGTGTAGTTCCTCTTATTTCTAGTTTTTCTTGTTCTATTCCAGCAATAATGGCATCTAGACATATAGAAAATTCTAGAGATCGATTAATCACTATTTTAGTAACTCCTTTTATGACATGTTCAGCTAGATTACCTATTTATACCTTAATCATTTCTTTAATTATTCCGGATAAAAAATGGTATTTAATCCAATTAAGAGGATTAGTACTCATGGCAATGTACCTTCTAGGTTTTTTCTCTGCTTTAATTATTTCTATGATTATTCATTATTTTATTCTCAAAAAAGATTATAAAAATTATCTTATTATGGAAATGCCAACTTATAAATATCCCATATTCATAAATATATGGATTCCATTATGGATAAATATAAAATCTTTTATTTTTAATACAGGAAAAATGATTTTGTTAGTAAATGTATTAATATGGGGATTAGGATCTTTCGGTCCTTCAAAAGAATTATCAAATAAAAATTCTATTTTTTTGGAAAAAATAATAAAAAAAAAAGAACTTCCTAATTCTTATTTAGGTTTAATAGGAAAAAAAATAGAACCATTTATTCAGCCATTAGGATATAATTGGGAAATAGGAATTGGTTTGATTTCTTCTCTTATAGCAAGAGAAGTTTTTGTTAGTACAATGGGATCAGTCTATAATATAGAAAAAGAAAATTTTTTATTAAAAGAAAAAATGAAAAAAGAACAATTTTATAATACAAAAAAACCTGTTTACAATATAGCAACAGGATTTTCTTTACTACTTTTTTACGCATTTTCTATGCAATGTATGAGTACCTTATATACAGTAAAAAAAGAAACAAAATCTTGGAAATGGCCTATTATACAATTATTTTTTATGACAATATTAGCTTATTTTTCTTCTTTCTTCATTTATCAAATATTAAAAAAATAA
- a CDS encoding FeoA family protein: MNLSNLKKGEKGIIKGYKNEDFPIKLLELGLLPGVKFEILFVSIFYDPLCISYDQSCVILRKKEAENILIEPI, translated from the coding sequence TTGAACTTATCTAATCTTAAAAAAGGAGAAAAAGGAATTATTAAGGGATATAAAAATGAAGATTTTCCTATAAAATTATTAGAATTAGGTCTTTTACCTGGTGTTAAATTTGAAATACTTTTTGTTTCGATTTTTTATGATCCACTTTGTATTAGTTATGATCAATCTTGTGTTATTTTACGAAAAAAAGAGGCAGAAAATATTCTAATAGAACCTATTTAA
- the rseP gene encoding RIP metalloprotease RseP: MTSIIVRSIQLLFSVSILIVIHELGHFLLAKAFQVHVERFFLFFDPWFSIFKKKIGKTIYGIGWIPLGGYVKISGMMTEENKSSSKEKKSTKDWEFRSKSSLKQLLIVLGGIISNVLLSIIIFSFLLFKYGDILLPTKNVKYGIEVDSLGEKIGLQNGDKILFVNGKFIPYFNDIPKAIILGNSITIDRMGKIIHLSLNYDKKKYFFDRKEFNFFIKPRIPPIINYVMKNSVAYKSGLKNNDEILAINSEFILFSDQLKDILLKYKNQPILVSINRNGNLFQKEIFLNQKGILGINLKNFINMDQIFSFEKKNYSIIESLPYGVKKSWEVLKNQIFFLKNVFHIETRAYKHIGSFFSMAKEFPDQWNWEIFWTLTATLSIWLAFLNLFPIPSLDGGYVLFIIIEMITKKKINEKIFERFTIIGFLIISLIMVMVIIWDIFKVFFS, encoded by the coding sequence ATGACTTCTATTATTGTTAGATCCATACAGTTATTGTTTAGTGTTTCTATATTGATAGTAATTCATGAATTAGGGCACTTTTTATTAGCTAAAGCATTTCAAGTACATGTAGAAAGATTTTTTTTATTTTTTGATCCTTGGTTTTCTATTTTCAAAAAAAAAATAGGAAAGACTATTTATGGAATAGGGTGGATACCTTTAGGAGGATATGTAAAAATATCTGGAATGATGACAGAAGAAAATAAAAGTTCTTCTAAAGAAAAAAAAAGTACAAAAGATTGGGAATTTCGTTCAAAATCTTCATTAAAACAATTATTAATTGTTTTAGGAGGAATTATTTCCAATGTATTGTTATCTATTATTATTTTTTCTTTTTTATTATTTAAATATGGAGATATTTTACTTCCTACAAAAAATGTAAAATATGGAATTGAAGTAGATTCTTTAGGAGAAAAAATTGGATTACAAAACGGAGATAAAATTTTATTTGTTAATGGAAAATTTATCCCTTATTTTAATGATATTCCTAAAGCAATTATTTTAGGTAATTCCATTACTATAGATCGTATGGGAAAAATTATACATTTATCATTGAATTACGATAAAAAAAAATATTTTTTTGATAGAAAAGAATTTAATTTTTTTATTAAACCTCGTATTCCTCCTATTATAAATTACGTAATGAAAAATTCAGTAGCATATAAATCTGGATTGAAAAATAATGATGAAATTTTAGCAATTAATTCGGAATTTATTTTATTTTCCGATCAATTAAAAGATATTTTATTGAAATATAAAAATCAACCTATATTAGTTTCTATCAATAGAAATGGGAACCTTTTTCAAAAGGAAATTTTTTTAAATCAAAAAGGTATATTAGGAATAAATTTGAAAAATTTTATAAATATGGATCAAATTTTTTCATTCGAAAAAAAAAATTATTCTATAATTGAAAGTTTACCTTATGGTGTAAAAAAATCATGGGAAGTTTTAAAAAATCAAATATTTTTTTTAAAAAATGTTTTTCATATAGAGACTAGAGCTTACAAACATATAGGTAGTTTTTTTTCTATGGCTAAGGAATTTCCTGATCAATGGAATTGGGAAATATTTTGGACATTAACAGCTACTTTATCTATATGGTTGGCCTTTTTGAATTTATTTCCTATTCCATCATTAGATGGAGGTTATGTATTATTTATTATCATAGAAATGATAACCAAAAAAAAGATAAACGAAAAAATTTTTGAACGTTTTACGATTATTGGATTTTTAATTATTAGTTTAATTATGGTTATGGTCATTATTTGGGATATTTTTAAAGTATTTTTTTCTTGA
- a CDS encoding 5-formyltetrahydrofolate cyclo-ligase gives MTIPYSNFHKLSIDNCFFDRKTLIKINKYGIPEPINKNIIPPYFIEVIFIPLLVFDLKGYRIGYGKGFYDRFLTLCKKNILKIGLSLFDPINCIKPIHKNDLIIDIGITMNHTFFFKNSRKKYFKNIPNNDHNHN, from the coding sequence ATAACAATTCCTTATTCAAATTTTCATAAATTATCTATAGATAATTGTTTTTTTGATAGAAAAACATTGATAAAAATAAATAAATATGGAATTCCGGAACCTATAAATAAAAATATTATTCCACCTTATTTTATTGAAGTTATATTTATTCCATTATTAGTTTTCGATTTAAAAGGATATCGTATTGGTTATGGAAAAGGATTTTATGATAGATTTCTTACACTATGTAAAAAAAATATTCTTAAAATTGGATTAAGTTTATTTGATCCCATAAATTGTATTAAACCAATACATAAAAATGATCTTATAATAGATATAGGAATTACTATGAATCATACTTTTTTTTTTAAAAATTCAAGAAAAAAATACTTTAAAAATATCCCAAATAATGACCATAACCATAATTAA
- a CDS encoding alpha/beta fold hydrolase — protein MFIYFHNKKKIYYKIKGSGKSIVFLHGFMESSEIWNFFYDMFSEKYKILLIDFPGHGKSSSYEEKTIFTMEEVADIVKIILEKENIEKSIFVGHSMGGYIALALAEKYSKIFLGLCLINSTAKSDTKEKKKNRIRSIQFAINNYPLFISYSIQKLFNPKKLDLLQKEIHFLKKITLSISVKSAISFLRGMSIRKDRTFLLKKTKFPKLYIIGLHDLIIHEKKIREEAKLGYNCHFMEINTGHMGPIEKPKEISKILEKFINIIK, from the coding sequence ATGTTTATATATTTTCATAATAAAAAAAAGATTTATTATAAAATAAAAGGAAGTGGAAAATCTATTGTTTTTTTGCATGGATTTATGGAAAGTTCAGAAATTTGGAATTTTTTTTATGATATGTTTTCCGAAAAATATAAAATTCTTTTAATTGACTTTCCTGGTCATGGAAAAAGTTCTTCCTATGAAGAAAAAACTATTTTTACTATGGAAGAGGTAGCTGATATAGTAAAAATTATTTTAGAAAAAGAAAATATAGAAAAATCGATATTTGTTGGTCATTCTATGGGGGGATATATTGCTCTTGCACTTGCAGAAAAATATTCAAAAATATTTTTAGGTTTATGTTTAATTAATTCTACCGCAAAATCAGATACAAAAGAAAAAAAGAAAAATAGGATTCGTTCTATACAATTTGCAATAAATAATTATCCTTTATTTATCTCTTATAGTATACAAAAACTGTTCAATCCTAAAAAATTAGATTTATTACAAAAAGAAATTCATTTTTTAAAAAAAATTACTTTATCTATTTCCGTTAAAAGTGCAATTTCTTTTTTACGAGGAATGTCAATTCGAAAAGATAGAACATTTTTATTAAAAAAAACTAAATTTCCAAAATTGTATATAATTGGTTTACATGATTTAATTATTCATGAAAAAAAAATACGTGAAGAAGCAAAATTAGGATATAATTGCCATTTCATGGAAATAAATACAGGTCATATGGGACCTATAGAAAAACCTAAAGAAATAAGTAAAATATTAGAAAAATTTATAAATATCATAAAATAA
- a CDS encoding type III pantothenate kinase — protein sequence MLLTINIGNSSIRFGLFNNNYNLKCNCSWIINSNPHRSLDEYILLFRNIYQQYGIFSKLIKNIIIGSVVPPLTNIVEQSLYEIHKIKPIIVDRYSYSPIRHYSHQLGTDLYANAIAAYTLYNKENILVIDFGTALSFTCIDKYGNLKGVIIAPGVNSSLSALIGNTAQLSQIELKKPPNILGEYTETCIQSGIIYGYLSMVEGLINRINQELKKNCFVIATGGLSHIYTPLTKEIHFKDKLHTIKGLKILFHLNK from the coding sequence ATGTTATTAACTATAAACATTGGAAATTCCAGTATTCGTTTTGGATTATTTAATAATAATTATAATTTAAAATGTAATTGTTCATGGATTATTAATAGTAATCCCCACAGATCATTAGATGAATATATTTTATTGTTTAGGAATATATATCAACAATATGGAATTTTTTCAAAATTAATAAAAAATATTATTATTGGATCTGTAGTTCCCCCCCTTACGAATATTGTAGAACAATCTTTATATGAAATACATAAAATTAAACCAATAATAGTAGATAGATATTCTTATTCTCCAATAAGACATTATTCTCATCAATTAGGAACAGATTTATACGCTAATGCTATAGCTGCATATACATTATATAATAAAGAAAATATTTTAGTAATAGATTTTGGTACTGCATTAAGTTTTACCTGTATAGATAAATATGGAAATCTTAAAGGAGTTATTATTGCACCAGGAGTTAATAGCTCCTTATCCGCATTGATTGGTAATACTGCTCAACTTTCACAAATAGAATTAAAAAAACCTCCCAATATATTAGGAGAATATACTGAAACATGTATACAAAGTGGAATTATTTATGGATATTTAAGTATGGTAGAAGGTCTTATTAATCGTATTAATCAAGAATTAAAAAAAAATTGTTTTGTAATTGCTACTGGAGGACTTTCGCATATATATACTCCTTTAACTAAAGAGATTCATTTTAAAGATAAATTACATACAATAAAAGGATTAAAAATTCTATTTCATTTGAATAAATAG
- a CDS encoding HIT family protein: MNKNIFTKIIKNEISAYKIAETYNHLAFLDIYPLKIGHTLVIPKKENIEKIFSLTKNEFLSIMSFTRKVAIGIEKIIPCNRIGIFVLGFEIPHAHIHLIPMDKESDGNFSKKRIDLSEKYLKTLSKKIKKSIKI; this comes from the coding sequence ATGAATAAAAATATTTTTACAAAAATAATTAAAAATGAAATTTCCGCTTATAAAATAGCAGAAACTTACAATCATTTAGCTTTTTTAGATATTTATCCATTAAAAATAGGACATACTTTAGTGATACCAAAAAAAGAAAATATAGAAAAAATATTTTCTCTTACAAAAAATGAATTTCTCTCTATTATGTCTTTTACTCGAAAAGTAGCTATAGGGATTGAGAAAATAATACCTTGTAATCGTATAGGTATATTTGTTCTTGGATTTGAAATTCCTCATGCTCATATTCACTTAATTCCTATGGATAAAGAAAGTGATGGAAATTTTTCTAAAAAAAGAATAGATCTATCGGAAAAATATTTAAAAACTTTATCAAAAAAAATCAAAAAATCTATTAAAATTTAA